From a region of the Leptospira montravelensis genome:
- the bioB gene encoding biotin synthase BioB — translation MIAEVQEKTVSTTPSLITEMEALEILEGKVPLLSVVARAAEERNRYYTNRVRIHILDNIKNGYCPEDCGYCAQRKGGDSGIQEYSLKSPEEIWEDAKRAKENGAYRFCMVTSGRGPTDKAVDKLAETISKINGELGMKVCLSAGILDAKKARTLKDAGLDRYNHNLNTSESKYNEICSTHTFKDRLTTLEAAREADIGLCSGIIVGMGEELKDLVQVAFELKRLGVISIPVNFFIPIKGHAIQKSSLTPEFCIRVLSMFRLVNPDSEIRIGAGREGHLGSLQSMALFVANSLFAEGYLNVKGSEMVQTMNLIRDCSMVPEFTEGVPEGWDEYESQFLYDEKNFPELYKHKK, via the coding sequence ATGATCGCAGAAGTCCAAGAAAAAACTGTTTCCACCACACCTTCCTTAATTACGGAAATGGAAGCCCTTGAAATCCTTGAAGGAAAAGTCCCTTTGCTTTCGGTCGTCGCTCGTGCCGCAGAAGAAAGAAATCGTTATTATACCAATCGTGTTCGCATTCATATATTAGATAATATCAAAAATGGTTATTGCCCTGAGGACTGCGGTTACTGCGCCCAAAGAAAGGGTGGAGACTCAGGAATCCAAGAGTATTCACTTAAATCTCCTGAAGAAATCTGGGAAGATGCCAAACGTGCCAAAGAAAACGGAGCTTACCGCTTTTGTATGGTAACTTCGGGTCGTGGTCCAACAGACAAAGCTGTTGATAAACTTGCCGAGACAATCTCTAAAATCAATGGGGAATTGGGAATGAAGGTTTGTTTGTCGGCTGGGATCTTGGATGCAAAAAAAGCTCGGACCTTAAAAGATGCGGGCCTTGACCGATACAATCATAATCTCAACACATCCGAATCCAAATACAACGAAATTTGTTCCACACATACCTTTAAAGACCGACTAACAACACTTGAGGCGGCAAGAGAAGCTGACATCGGGCTTTGTTCAGGGATCATTGTGGGTATGGGAGAAGAACTCAAAGATTTGGTACAAGTTGCTTTTGAACTCAAACGACTTGGTGTGATATCTATCCCTGTTAATTTCTTTATTCCTATCAAAGGCCATGCCATCCAGAAGTCATCACTCACCCCAGAATTCTGTATTCGTGTATTGTCTATGTTTCGATTGGTGAATCCCGATTCAGAAATTCGAATTGGTGCCGGAAGAGAAGGTCATTTAGGTTCTTTACAATCAATGGCACTTTTTGTAGCCAACTCATTGTTTGCTGAAGGATACTTAAATGTAAAAGGCAGTGAGATGGTTCAAACGATGAACTTAATTCGGGATTGTTCTATGGTTCCTGAATTTACAGAAGGGGTACCAGAAGGATGGGATGAGTACGAGTCGCAGTTCCTTTACGACGAGAAAAATTTTCCAGAACTCTATAAACATAAAAAGTAG
- the serB gene encoding phosphoserine phosphatase SerB, whose protein sequence is MHSLLLISRSPITESILSETFTNSKFGETSFQSNLRASNVIRSERFGLHCVRILVNELLDREIILTIRKKLAEHQIDFLFLKSLLPKNAESLFVFDMDSTVIKEEVIDELARKHGVYEAVATVTKQAMEGGMGFDEALRLRVKHLAGLSKESFREVYDLLTLNEGMEKVFQFVPTNGSKLGILSGGFTPVLQLFSEKYPVSFYKANGLEEKNGSFTGEIFGEIINREKKEIYLKQYAKDLSIPLEQVVAVGDGANDALMLGAAGIGIGIHAKQGLKDQITNWIDFTDLSALVFLFENSF, encoded by the coding sequence ATGCATTCACTCCTACTAATTTCTCGGTCTCCGATTACTGAATCTATACTTTCTGAAACTTTCACCAATTCAAAGTTTGGTGAGACATCTTTTCAATCAAATTTAAGGGCTTCAAATGTGATTCGATCGGAAAGATTTGGATTACACTGTGTGCGAATTTTAGTAAATGAATTGTTGGATCGAGAAATAATTTTAACAATTCGAAAGAAATTAGCAGAACACCAAATTGACTTTTTGTTTCTTAAATCTTTGTTACCAAAAAATGCAGAATCTCTTTTTGTTTTTGATATGGATTCCACAGTCATCAAAGAAGAGGTCATTGACGAGTTGGCAAGAAAACACGGAGTGTATGAAGCCGTGGCCACAGTCACCAAACAAGCGATGGAAGGTGGAATGGGATTTGACGAAGCACTTCGATTGCGAGTGAAACATCTAGCCGGTCTTTCCAAAGAAAGTTTTCGGGAAGTATATGATCTATTAACATTAAATGAGGGAATGGAAAAAGTATTTCAATTTGTTCCAACAAATGGATCCAAACTAGGAATTCTCAGTGGTGGATTTACTCCTGTATTGCAATTATTTTCTGAAAAGTATCCTGTAAGTTTTTACAAAGCCAATGGTTTGGAAGAAAAGAACGGATCTTTTACCGGCGAAATTTTTGGTGAGATCATCAACCGAGAAAAAAAAGAAATTTATCTAAAACAATATGCAAAAGATCTTTCGATTCCTTTGGAACAAGTGGTTGCTGTTGGTGATGGGGCAAACGATGCCCTAATGCTTGGTGCTGCAGGAATAGGAATTGGAATTCACGCGAAACAAGGGTTAAAAGATCAAATCACCAACTGGATTGATTTTACTGATCTATCCGCTTTAGTTTTTCTCTTTGAGAATTCTTTTTAA
- the mutS gene encoding DNA mismatch repair protein MutS: MSEHYEALNTPVMRQYMEVKEQHPDGIVFFRMGDFYEMFLEDAKIAAQILDITLTKRQNQIPMAGIPYHATESYISRLIAAGKKVVVCEQTKPDDPKAKIMSREVVRIITPGTVVEDNLLGGYQNNYLSLYYREKTSVYLAFADVSTSELLYFFFSENETERINDTIKRFSPKEIIYTEEVPPLAKDSRIILSKIPPDYLPKKKGAGIDTVVHVLDAYLQYNYRKQNFVFKSPRRIDENEYLVLDEQTVSHLELVENPNDKNHTLFGVLNRCITATGKRYLKQRILFPTRDENKIKAHWDKIEILSSNKKERQKIKELLGDLIDLERVLTRFRVGKALPRDFRGIEKSLESTANIKFILDGIGYDFSKLPKELNALSKLFFDTLYDGELPVFLGNSPFLKSGFNKEYDDAILAREKGKDWILELEEKEKKASNITSLKIRYNKILGYFIEISKAQAKEVPSHFLKKQTLVTGERFTSPELEELERAILQADGIIERIEKEKFEELVAHCISLYEEFLTLSNEIASLDYHLSLTETKEEYQWIRPEIRNDGILNYSESRHPVVETFLPIGERFVPNSLELNPSDNAIAVLTGPNMAGKSTFMRQIAINQILFQMGSYVPAKKASLAVVDRIFTRIGSGDNLTKGESTFFVEMKETATILNQFSENSLILFDEVGRGTSTYDGLSIAWAILEFLSAKFPKPKTIFATHYHELTELEKGNGIFNLYLDTFEKEGEILFLKKVKRGKSKQSFGIYVAKLAGIPETVSDRAKEILSGLESKKREIKIKNEEPSLFAGLMDNQTTNLSPNEEKVLKRLKQIDPNQIPPMEALSILDELKRILKEKN; encoded by the coding sequence ATGTCCGAACACTATGAAGCATTAAACACTCCTGTTATGCGCCAATATATGGAAGTGAAAGAACAACACCCAGATGGAATTGTATTTTTTCGAATGGGGGATTTTTATGAAATGTTTTTAGAAGATGCAAAAATTGCCGCACAAATTTTGGACATCACTCTTACGAAACGTCAAAACCAAATTCCTATGGCAGGGATTCCTTATCATGCTACAGAAAGTTATATATCAAGGCTCATTGCAGCGGGTAAAAAAGTAGTAGTATGTGAACAAACAAAACCTGACGATCCAAAAGCCAAAATCATGTCGAGAGAAGTGGTTCGTATCATCACACCGGGAACTGTGGTGGAAGACAACCTTCTTGGCGGATACCAAAACAATTATTTATCCTTGTATTATAGGGAAAAAACTTCCGTTTACTTAGCGTTTGCTGATGTTTCCACCTCGGAGTTACTTTATTTCTTTTTTTCAGAAAATGAAACAGAAAGAATTAACGATACTATCAAACGGTTTTCTCCTAAAGAAATCATTTATACAGAAGAAGTTCCACCCTTAGCGAAAGATTCTAGAATCATCCTTTCTAAAATTCCACCTGATTATCTTCCCAAAAAGAAAGGAGCTGGAATTGATACTGTTGTCCATGTCCTTGATGCTTATCTTCAGTATAACTACCGCAAACAAAACTTTGTTTTTAAATCCCCAAGACGAATAGATGAAAACGAATATTTAGTTTTGGATGAACAAACTGTTTCTCACTTGGAGCTTGTCGAAAATCCAAATGACAAAAACCATACTTTATTTGGGGTTTTAAATCGTTGTATCACTGCCACAGGAAAGAGATACCTCAAACAGAGAATTTTATTTCCCACTCGAGATGAAAACAAAATCAAAGCCCATTGGGATAAAATAGAAATTCTTTCTTCCAATAAAAAGGAAAGACAAAAAATAAAAGAACTGTTAGGTGATTTGATTGATTTAGAGCGAGTTCTTACAAGATTTCGCGTTGGAAAAGCTTTGCCTCGTGACTTTCGTGGGATCGAAAAAAGTTTAGAATCCACAGCAAATATCAAATTCATTCTAGATGGAATTGGTTATGATTTTTCCAAACTTCCCAAAGAACTAAATGCACTATCAAAATTGTTTTTTGACACCCTTTATGACGGCGAACTTCCTGTATTTCTCGGGAACTCTCCCTTTTTAAAATCCGGGTTTAATAAAGAATACGATGATGCCATTCTTGCTCGAGAAAAAGGAAAAGATTGGATTTTGGAATTGGAAGAGAAGGAAAAAAAAGCATCAAACATTACCTCTTTAAAGATTCGTTACAACAAAATCCTTGGTTACTTTATTGAAATTTCCAAAGCACAAGCAAAAGAAGTCCCTTCTCATTTTTTAAAAAAACAAACACTGGTTACCGGAGAAAGGTTTACTTCACCCGAATTAGAAGAACTAGAACGAGCCATCCTGCAAGCTGACGGAATCATCGAAAGAATTGAAAAGGAAAAATTCGAAGAATTAGTTGCGCACTGTATTTCTCTTTATGAAGAGTTTTTGACATTGTCCAACGAAATTGCTTCTTTGGATTATCATCTTTCCCTCACCGAAACCAAAGAAGAATACCAATGGATTAGGCCTGAGATTCGAAACGACGGAATCTTAAACTATTCCGAATCACGCCATCCTGTTGTTGAAACTTTTTTACCCATTGGCGAACGTTTTGTACCTAATAGTTTGGAACTCAATCCGAGTGACAACGCCATAGCCGTGTTAACTGGTCCCAATATGGCCGGTAAGTCCACTTTTATGCGCCAAATTGCGATTAACCAAATCCTATTTCAAATGGGATCTTATGTTCCTGCAAAAAAAGCCTCCCTTGCCGTGGTAGACCGAATTTTTACTCGGATTGGCTCGGGGGACAACCTAACTAAGGGTGAATCTACTTTTTTTGTAGAGATGAAAGAGACAGCCACCATCTTAAATCAATTTTCAGAAAATAGCCTCATCTTATTTGATGAAGTTGGTCGTGGGACATCTACTTATGATGGACTTTCGATTGCATGGGCCATTTTGGAATTTTTATCTGCAAAGTTTCCCAAACCAAAAACCATTTTTGCGACCCACTACCATGAGTTGACAGAACTGGAAAAAGGAAATGGAATCTTTAATTTATATTTGGATACGTTTGAAAAAGAAGGTGAAATCCTATTTTTAAAGAAAGTCAAACGGGGAAAATCAAAACAATCCTTTGGAATCTATGTAGCAAAACTCGCAGGGATTCCAGAAACCGTTTCCGATCGTGCCAAAGAAATTCTTTCAGGGCTTGAATCTAAAAAACGAGAAATTAAAATTAAAAACGAAGAACCAAGTTTGTTTGCGGGTCTTATGGATAACCAAACAACCAATCTTTCCCCTAACGAAGAAAAGGTTTTGAAACGATTAAAACAAATTGATCCAAATCAAATTCCACCGATGGAAGCTTTATCGATTTTGGATGAATTAAAAAGAATTCTCAAAGAGAAAAACTAA
- a CDS encoding SGNH/GDSL hydrolase family protein has protein sequence MAFALVLSVTDCKSSSKRDYFDTNFQCFAEPGWRDNSNFKKYIEKAWLPTRLLYAEDNIKIKKTDIVFTGDSLVHLFLPDLMAKEFPGKSVTNRGIGGDMTETLLTRIEDDVLILHPEKVVIEIGGNDFIQGKCLSLVQNNLLSIIHKIHSRNRNTKIFLIAVPPTRVKELNQIVPVFNLFLNQVARTTSNVEYIEVWDKMRKTDSPTLSDEFIRPNGDSLHFNEKGYEIWGKKLRPYLQK, from the coding sequence ATGGCTTTTGCCCTTGTTTTGAGTGTTACTGATTGTAAATCTTCCTCAAAACGAGATTATTTCGATACCAATTTCCAATGTTTTGCGGAGCCTGGGTGGCGAGACAACTCTAACTTTAAAAAGTATATAGAGAAAGCTTGGCTCCCCACACGGCTGTTATACGCAGAAGATAATATAAAAATCAAAAAAACCGATATTGTTTTTACTGGTGATAGTTTGGTTCACTTGTTTTTGCCAGACTTGATGGCCAAGGAATTTCCAGGCAAGTCGGTTACCAATCGTGGGATTGGCGGGGATATGACAGAGACTCTTCTTACTAGAATTGAAGATGATGTCCTTATCCTTCACCCTGAGAAGGTAGTTATTGAAATTGGTGGAAACGACTTTATTCAAGGTAAATGCCTTAGTCTCGTACAAAACAATCTCCTTTCTATCATTCATAAAATCCACTCTCGGAATCGAAACACAAAGATATTTCTGATTGCTGTGCCACCAACTCGGGTGAAGGAATTAAACCAAATTGTTCCGGTATTCAATTTGTTTTTAAACCAAGTTGCAAGAACCACTTCTAATGTGGAATATATCGAAGTTTGGGATAAAATGCGTAAAACCGATTCTCCTACACTAAGTGATGAATTCATACGCCCTAATGGGGATAGTCTTCATTTTAATGAAAAAGGATATGAAATCTGGGGTAAAAAACTAAGACCCTATCTACAAAAGTAA
- a CDS encoding MFS transporter, whose protein sequence is MSYAIGQLGWSTLINIIGLHQVYFYLPPAPKLGQECFPDLIEKLAFWGLSTIGVVAAVGRLWDAFTDPIIANSSDRFSSRFGRRIPFLFLGGLPAAVFCWLIFVPPHNFISSANLVWMTGCMLLFYLFLTVYVTPFFALIPELGHTPEERLNLSTYISVTYALGIIVASTEPMIAGVLKSSFVFDADSAVQTLVSRQYALGILCVFAAICMYFPVFTIHEKTYCESEASSVPFKEAIFLTFKNKNFLYFALSDLCYFLALTILTTGISYYVTVLLELEREFVTQLLTVMLLVSFAFYPVVNWIARRIGKKKTVLVGFYIFLILFLSIYFVGKNSLPLSPHIQGYLIVAIAAVPIAILGILPNAILADIAELDSLKTGSKREGLFYAGRTFMQKLGQTLAVLIFSSVILLGMDRETKKNGSPHVTGIIAPSVAEPKSELKKNSEVEAKISMETTICKVEDVEVGGELGVRLTGPLASAFCLLAIFLFGKYKEDETLEEIAKIRGN, encoded by the coding sequence ATGAGTTATGCGATCGGCCAATTGGGTTGGTCCACTCTCATCAATATCATTGGTCTTCACCAAGTTTATTTTTATCTTCCACCCGCACCAAAACTAGGACAGGAATGTTTCCCTGATCTCATTGAAAAGTTGGCCTTCTGGGGGCTGTCTACCATTGGAGTGGTCGCTGCGGTTGGTCGTTTATGGGATGCTTTTACTGATCCCATCATTGCTAATTCTTCGGACCGGTTTAGTTCTCGATTTGGACGTCGGATTCCCTTTCTTTTTCTCGGAGGATTGCCTGCAGCCGTCTTTTGTTGGCTCATTTTTGTTCCCCCACACAACTTTATCTCTTCTGCCAATTTGGTTTGGATGACTGGATGTATGTTGTTATTTTATTTATTTTTAACAGTGTATGTCACACCTTTCTTTGCTCTCATTCCAGAGCTAGGGCATACACCGGAAGAGAGGTTGAATCTTTCTACTTATATTTCTGTGACATACGCCTTGGGGATCATTGTGGCATCCACCGAGCCAATGATTGCCGGTGTTTTAAAATCTTCGTTTGTTTTTGATGCGGATAGTGCCGTTCAAACTTTGGTATCGCGTCAGTATGCTTTGGGAATCCTTTGTGTGTTTGCTGCTATTTGTATGTATTTTCCAGTTTTTACGATTCATGAAAAAACCTATTGTGAATCGGAAGCTTCCAGTGTTCCTTTCAAAGAGGCCATTTTTCTTACATTCAAAAATAAGAATTTTCTATACTTCGCTTTGTCCGATCTCTGTTATTTTTTAGCCCTTACCATCCTCACCACAGGAATTTCCTATTATGTAACTGTACTTTTGGAATTAGAACGCGAATTTGTGACCCAACTCCTCACTGTGATGTTACTGGTATCGTTTGCTTTTTATCCCGTGGTCAACTGGATCGCCAGAAGGATCGGAAAGAAAAAAACCGTACTCGTTGGATTCTATATTTTTCTTATCCTCTTTCTTTCTATATATTTTGTCGGGAAAAATTCGTTGCCATTATCACCACATATCCAAGGTTATTTGATTGTTGCGATTGCCGCTGTTCCTATAGCAATCCTTGGAATCTTACCAAATGCAATCCTTGCCGATATCGCTGAACTTGATTCATTAAAAACTGGTTCTAAACGCGAAGGTTTGTTTTATGCGGGAAGAACTTTTATGCAGAAATTGGGACAAACGCTAGCAGTTCTCATTTTTAGTTCCGTTATCCTTTTGGGAATGGATCGTGAAACAAAGAAAAATGGTTCACCCCATGTAACAGGGATCATCGCACCTTCCGTAGCAGAACCAAAGTCAGAATTGAAAAAAAATTCAGAAGTAGAGGCAAAAATAAGTATGGAAACTACCATTTGTAAAGTCGAAGATGTAGAAGTAGGAGGGGAACTCGGTGTTCGTTTAACCGGTCCTCTTGCCTCAGCATTCTGTCTACTCGCCATCTTTCTCTTTGGAAAATACAAGGAAGATGAAACTTTAGAAGAGATTGCAAAGATACGTGGTAATTAA